A stretch of Bacillus pseudomycoides DNA encodes these proteins:
- the rlmD gene encoding 23S rRNA (uracil(1939)-C(5))-methyltransferase RlmD — MMQKQHESKLEVGQTFPVTIKRLGINGEGVGYFKRQVVFISGALPGEEVVAEATKIQRGFAEAKVKKIRKASQHRVKPPCPVYDECGGCQLQHLDYQEQLNQKRDIVVQAFEKYMNGSMEVDIRPTLGMGNPWHYRNKSQLQVGRKDEKVITGLYKQNSHQLIDISHCMIQHKATNEATKVVRRILEKLNVSIYNEKKQKGLVRTIVTRTAVQTGEVQVTLITTKEELPNKEQFITEVQKQMPTVKSIMQNVNWRKTSVIFGDKTFRLAGKEVIQETLGDLSFELSARAFFQLNPEQTVVLYNEAKKAAALTGTEKIVDAYCGVGTIGLWLANDAAEVRGMDVIPEAIEDAKKNAKRHGFTNTKYEAGKAEQWLPKWVKEGWRPDVIVVDPPRTGCDDKLLETILKVQPKQVVYVSCNPSSLARDVKALMKSYEVEYVQPVDMFPHTAHVENVVKLVRKEN, encoded by the coding sequence ATAATGCAAAAGCAACATGAGAGTAAGTTGGAAGTTGGTCAAACGTTTCCTGTGACAATTAAGCGTCTTGGGATTAACGGAGAAGGCGTTGGTTATTTTAAGAGACAAGTTGTTTTCATTTCAGGCGCATTACCAGGAGAAGAGGTTGTTGCTGAAGCAACGAAAATTCAGCGTGGCTTCGCTGAAGCAAAAGTGAAAAAAATTCGTAAAGCATCGCAGCATCGCGTAAAACCACCATGTCCGGTATATGATGAATGCGGCGGTTGTCAACTGCAGCATTTAGATTATCAAGAACAGTTAAATCAAAAACGTGATATTGTTGTACAAGCGTTTGAAAAGTATATGAACGGAAGCATGGAAGTTGATATTCGTCCAACACTTGGTATGGGAAATCCATGGCATTATCGTAATAAAAGCCAATTACAAGTAGGACGTAAAGACGAAAAGGTTATTACAGGATTATATAAACAAAATTCACATCAATTAATTGATATTTCCCATTGTATGATTCAACATAAGGCAACAAATGAAGCGACAAAGGTTGTAAGACGTATATTAGAAAAATTAAATGTTTCTATTTACAATGAGAAAAAACAAAAAGGTTTAGTACGTACAATTGTGACACGTACTGCGGTTCAAACAGGGGAAGTACAGGTTACACTCATTACAACAAAAGAAGAATTACCAAATAAAGAGCAATTTATCACAGAAGTACAAAAACAGATGCCAACTGTTAAATCGATTATGCAAAACGTGAACTGGCGTAAAACATCTGTTATTTTTGGTGATAAAACATTCCGTTTAGCTGGGAAAGAAGTCATTCAAGAAACACTGGGTGATTTATCATTTGAATTATCAGCACGCGCTTTCTTCCAGTTGAATCCAGAACAAACAGTTGTCCTTTATAATGAGGCGAAAAAGGCTGCTGCGTTAACAGGTACAGAAAAAATTGTTGATGCATATTGCGGCGTTGGTACAATTGGACTTTGGCTGGCCAATGATGCAGCAGAAGTTCGCGGTATGGATGTCATTCCAGAAGCGATTGAAGATGCAAAGAAAAATGCAAAGCGTCACGGATTTACAAATACAAAGTACGAAGCTGGAAAAGCAGAACAATGGCTACCGAAATGGGTGAAAGAAGGCTGGCGCCCAGATGTAATCGTAGTTGACCCTCCTCGTACAGGTTGTGACGATAAGTTACTTGAAACAATTTTAAAAGTACAACCAAAGCAAGTTGTTTATGTTTCTTGCAATCCTTCATCATTAGCGCGTGATGTGAAAGCATTAATGAAGAGTTATGAAGTGGAATATGTGCAGCCAGTGGATATGTTCCCGCATACGGCGCATGTTGAGAATGTGGTTAAGCTTGTTAGAAAAGAAAATTAA
- a CDS encoding L,D-transpeptidase family protein codes for MNNNTINESVEEIDKKQVNSIKRFKNWKFITTGAVVMITLLIAGISYYQATRFNSRVTINDTKVGGLTADQAMQKLKTSGLENKVYVGQQQILDEKDTQTELTEEDLPKVKKLLKSQWTFFPSSKEKNYSLLPEKADQYRSETMKKLVEEKLLSMNKDLKAPQDAMAKLQQGKVVISTSIDGKQYDVAGLLKDYDKQKYKSEIHLKPVYIQPIKENNPIVKKEEKALQDLLQRTIDYKVQNEVYSLKAKDLIKNASMSKDMKVTIDASDIKNKIAEINNSQATLNKNFTFKTHSGSVISVKGQGYGWAIDVAKEAKRIQEAFEKGEKSLSASNIYGNGWNKEGIGYETTANNGIGDTYAEVSIAEQQIWIYKDGKLAVTTNVVTGKHSTSEDTSPGVWYILYKRSPYTLKGSAVGKPDYSVKVDYWAPFTNGGQGFHDAGWRTDWANNAYLTGGSGGCVNLSPSIAKTVYDNLSTYEPVVVY; via the coding sequence ATGAACAACAACACGATAAATGAATCAGTTGAAGAAATCGATAAAAAACAGGTAAACTCAATCAAGCGTTTTAAAAATTGGAAGTTTATCACAACGGGTGCCGTCGTTATGATTACACTCCTAATTGCGGGAATTAGTTATTATCAGGCAACCCGTTTCAATTCACGTGTTACGATTAATGACACAAAAGTCGGCGGTCTGACTGCTGATCAGGCAATGCAGAAATTAAAAACATCTGGATTAGAGAACAAAGTCTATGTCGGCCAACAACAAATTTTAGATGAAAAAGATACGCAAACGGAACTTACGGAAGAAGATTTGCCTAAAGTTAAGAAACTATTAAAAAGCCAATGGACATTTTTCCCTTCCTCAAAGGAAAAAAATTATTCGCTGCTACCGGAAAAGGCGGATCAATATCGAAGTGAAACAATGAAAAAACTTGTAGAAGAAAAGCTCTTATCTATGAATAAAGATTTAAAAGCGCCTCAAGATGCTATGGCGAAGCTCCAACAGGGCAAAGTTGTTATCTCAACAAGCATTGACGGAAAACAGTATGATGTCGCTGGTCTATTAAAGGATTACGACAAACAGAAGTATAAAAGTGAAATCCATCTGAAGCCTGTATACATACAGCCTATTAAAGAAAACAATCCTATTGTAAAAAAAGAAGAGAAAGCACTACAGGATCTTCTTCAACGAACCATTGATTATAAAGTACAAAATGAAGTTTACTCTTTAAAAGCTAAAGATCTAATTAAAAATGCCTCTATGTCAAAAGATATGAAGGTTACAATCGATGCGAGTGACATTAAAAACAAAATTGCTGAAATTAATAATTCTCAAGCAACATTAAATAAAAACTTCACATTTAAAACTCATTCTGGTTCGGTCATATCAGTAAAAGGACAAGGCTATGGTTGGGCAATAGATGTTGCAAAAGAAGCAAAACGAATCCAAGAAGCCTTCGAAAAAGGGGAAAAATCGCTTTCCGCTTCTAATATTTACGGAAATGGCTGGAATAAAGAAGGCATCGGTTATGAAACAACAGCGAATAATGGCATTGGAGACACGTATGCGGAAGTGTCGATTGCAGAACAGCAAATTTGGATTTACAAAGATGGAAAATTGGCAGTCACAACGAATGTAGTGACAGGTAAACATAGTACGAGTGAAGATACATCACCGGGTGTGTGGTATATCCTCTATAAACGATCACCGTACACACTCAAAGGCAGCGCAGTAGGTAAACCTGATTATTCCGTTAAGGTAGATTACTGGGCTCCGTTCACAAACGGCGGACAAGGGTTCCACGATGCCGGCTGGCGGACAGACTGGGCAAATAATGCCTATTTAACTGGAGGTTCAGGCGGATGTGTCAATCTCTCTCCTAGTATTGCGAAAACCGTGTATGATAATCTCAGCACTTATGAACCGGTTGTCGTATATTAG
- the truA gene encoding tRNA pseudouridine(38-40) synthase TruA, giving the protein MNNYKLTIQYDGGRYKGWQRLGNNDNTIQGKIESVLSEMIEQEIEIIGCSRTDAGVHALNQIANFKVDEKLSEPKVKKYLNQYLPNDISITQVELVSERFHARYNSKAKTYLYKIWNEEHTNPFMRKYSMHVEKKLDIENMKKAAQYLIGSHDFTAFSNAKSKKKSMVREIYMLDIMESEGFIQIRVSGNGFLHNMVRKIVGALVEVGLGQLDADAIPQILEAKQRNQINCLADASGLYLEKVEF; this is encoded by the coding sequence ATGAACAACTACAAATTAACAATTCAATATGACGGCGGCCGCTATAAAGGCTGGCAACGTCTTGGAAATAACGATAATACCATTCAAGGGAAAATTGAAAGTGTATTATCAGAAATGATCGAACAAGAAATCGAAATCATCGGATGTAGCAGAACGGATGCTGGTGTACACGCTTTGAACCAAATAGCTAATTTCAAGGTTGATGAAAAATTATCAGAACCGAAAGTGAAAAAGTATTTAAATCAATACTTACCAAACGATATTAGTATTACTCAAGTAGAGCTAGTTTCAGAACGTTTCCATGCCCGCTACAATTCGAAAGCGAAGACGTATTTATATAAAATTTGGAATGAGGAACATACAAATCCATTTATGCGAAAATACAGCATGCATGTTGAGAAAAAGTTAGATATTGAAAACATGAAAAAAGCGGCGCAATATTTAATTGGTTCACATGATTTTACTGCTTTTTCAAACGCTAAATCTAAAAAGAAGTCGATGGTTCGAGAAATATATATGCTTGATATCATGGAAAGCGAAGGCTTCATCCAAATTAGAGTAAGCGGAAATGGATTTCTTCACAATATGGTGAGAAAGATCGTTGGGGCATTAGTAGAAGTTGGCTTAGGTCAGTTAGATGCTGATGCGATTCCGCAAATTTTAGAAGCAAAACAACGAAATCAAATCAACTGTCTTGCGGATGCGAGTGGGTTGTATTTGGAAAAGGTGGAGTTTTAG